One segment of Sinorhizobium mexicanum DNA contains the following:
- a CDS encoding DUF2171 domain-containing protein, which translates to MRKQQIVPDMEVIGADGVHVGKVDAIVDSRIIPTTRVVGAVKGHNHFIDLGLVAIRLSANAPVAVEEEKSRKPV; encoded by the coding sequence ATGAGAAAGCAACAGATCGTTCCCGACATGGAGGTGATCGGCGCCGACGGCGTACATGTAGGCAAGGTCGACGCCATTGTCGATAGCCGCATCATACCAACGACGCGAGTGGTGGGGGCAGTCAAGGGACACAATCACTTTATCGACCTCGGCCTGGTCGCTATCCGCCTTTCAGCGAACGCGCCCGTAGCCGTCGAGGAAGAGAAATCACGTAAGCCGGTTTGA